In Oceanobacillus sp. FSL K6-2867, one DNA window encodes the following:
- a CDS encoding MbtH family protein: MSNPFENPDGIYVVLINEEGQYSLWPDFLDIPSGWENVYGADNREKCLDYIKSHWHNQMPNSLRVSESIGSRA; the protein is encoded by the coding sequence ATGAGCAATCCTTTCGAAAATCCGGATGGAATTTATGTAGTCTTAATCAATGAGGAAGGCCAGTATTCACTCTGGCCCGACTTTCTGGATATACCATCAGGATGGGAAAATGTTTACGGAGCAGACAATCGCGAAAAGTGCCTGGATTATATTAAATCACATTGGCATAATCAGATGCCAAATAGTTTGAGAGTATCTGAAAGCATTGGTTCTAGGGCTTAG
- a CDS encoding thioredoxin family protein, with the protein MKQLETIEQFNELKDNEHVIFMFSAGWCPDCRVIEPILPEIEEDYSAYQFVEVNRDQFIELCQEYDIYGIPSFLAFVDGKEAGRFVSKDRKTKEEIERFINGLPA; encoded by the coding sequence ATGAAACAGTTAGAAACGATTGAGCAATTTAATGAATTAAAAGATAATGAACATGTTATTTTTATGTTTTCTGCTGGCTGGTGCCCGGATTGCCGCGTCATAGAGCCAATCTTACCTGAAATCGAAGAGGATTATTCAGCATATCAATTTGTTGAAGTAAACCGAGACCAGTTTATTGAGCTATGTCAAGAGTACGATATATATGGTATTCCAAGCTTCTTAGCTTTTGTTGACGGTAAAGAAGCTGGACGCTTTGTGAGTAAGGACCGGAAAACCAAAGAAGAGATTGAGCGTTTTATTAATGGATTGCCGGCTTAA
- a CDS encoding 4'-phosphopantetheinyl transferase superfamily protein has protein sequence MVEVFICRLPEEKSQSELTSLLTYVSDESQKRILQFFHLADAYRTLIGELLIKHVLYKRKGKRVQDITIGKNAYGKPYFPDYPSIQFNISHSGDFVVCAVNDQQVGIDVEKVKAFDLCMAKQLFTEFEYWEILAAENKSLACYDYWTMKESYVKALGKGLAIPLHSFRVKKTKLDQFVIIDMDRNEEVKDFMLKQFTIATGYKLAVCAHGATEYNFCQYPYQVNFNHLCSDVI, from the coding sequence TTGGTTGAAGTTTTTATTTGCCGATTACCCGAAGAAAAAAGCCAATCGGAGTTAACATCATTGCTGACATATGTATCTGACGAGAGCCAAAAGCGAATACTGCAATTCTTTCACCTTGCTGATGCTTACCGGACATTGATTGGTGAACTGTTGATTAAGCATGTACTTTATAAACGGAAAGGGAAGCGAGTGCAGGATATTACTATAGGAAAAAATGCATATGGTAAGCCTTATTTTCCAGATTATCCTTCTATACAATTTAATATTTCTCATTCTGGTGATTTTGTTGTCTGTGCGGTGAACGATCAGCAGGTCGGTATTGATGTAGAAAAGGTAAAGGCATTCGATTTATGTATGGCTAAGCAGCTTTTTACCGAGTTTGAATATTGGGAAATACTTGCTGCAGAGAATAAAAGTCTTGCATGCTATGATTATTGGACAATGAAAGAAAGTTATGTGAAGGCATTAGGAAAAGGGTTGGCTATTCCGCTTCACTCGTTTCGGGTGAAAAAAACAAAGTTAGACCAGTTCGTTATTATAGATATGGATAGAAATGAAGAGGTTAAGGATTTCATGCTAAAACAATTCACAATTGCAACAGGCTACAAGCTTGCTGTATGTGCACATGGTGCAACAGAATATAACTTTTGTCAGTATCCGTATCAGGTAAATTTTAACCATCTATGCAGCGATGTTATATAG
- a CDS encoding MDR family MFS transporter, protein MKQYFNARVAVVIVYVLAMFMSALDSTIVNVALPAIGEAFDVPPAATGTINIGYLISLAMFLPAAGWFGDRFGTKRVFLAALAIFTIASALCGIAHNMFTLNLFRILQGIGAGFLTPVGMAILFRTFTHEERPKLSRILIIPIALAPALGPVIGGLLVDVLSWRWIFYINIPIGILALVIGKVYLQEHLEEAVGKFDYKGFLLSLSGFSMSIYALTQGAIKGWTSPEILITGLVGISLMIALVLVELRIDKPMINLSLLKDPMFRTMSLISLCSAAGLLGMLYVFPLMYQNALNVSALHTGLTTFIEALGLMVASQIMPWTLEKLGLQRLLIFSLLGTIIVFILIALSASSNPWLLRVLMFGIGFFLGQSVGAAQISAFKHIDSASMSRATTLFNMQNRLGSVLGVAILASALGATDTVEGEHIGLLTYQYALFGAAIFLIIAWIIAMRFKETENKRKPQLQSEDVERRKGIG, encoded by the coding sequence ATGAAGCAATATTTTAATGCTAGAGTAGCAGTAGTCATTGTTTATGTACTCGCTATGTTTATGTCTGCACTTGATAGTACAATTGTTAATGTTGCGTTACCGGCAATAGGGGAGGCGTTCGACGTTCCCCCTGCTGCTACAGGGACGATCAATATCGGTTATCTCATTAGCTTAGCGATGTTTCTTCCAGCAGCTGGTTGGTTCGGAGACCGTTTTGGGACGAAACGTGTATTTTTAGCCGCGCTTGCAATATTTACGATTGCGTCGGCATTATGCGGAATAGCTCACAATATGTTTACATTGAACCTGTTTCGAATTTTGCAGGGCATAGGGGCAGGTTTTCTTACCCCTGTTGGTATGGCGATTTTATTTAGAACGTTTACCCATGAAGAACGACCAAAGCTTTCACGTATACTTATTATACCGATTGCGCTTGCACCTGCACTTGGTCCGGTAATTGGCGGGTTGCTTGTAGATGTTCTTTCCTGGCGATGGATATTTTATATAAATATTCCAATTGGCATATTGGCCTTAGTAATAGGGAAGGTATACTTGCAGGAACATCTGGAGGAAGCGGTAGGCAAATTTGATTATAAAGGTTTTTTACTGTCGCTATCAGGTTTTTCGATGTCAATTTATGCACTCACACAAGGTGCGATAAAAGGTTGGACTTCTCCGGAAATTCTAATTACTGGTCTTGTCGGTATTTCTTTAATGATTGCGCTAGTTCTTGTAGAACTTCGTATCGATAAACCGATGATCAATTTAAGCCTCTTAAAAGATCCGATGTTTCGCACAATGAGTCTAATCAGTCTCTGTTCAGCGGCTGGTTTATTGGGGATGCTGTACGTATTTCCGCTCATGTACCAAAACGCATTAAATGTAAGTGCTTTACACACAGGACTAACGACATTTATAGAAGCACTTGGACTAATGGTAGCTTCTCAGATCATGCCTTGGACGTTGGAAAAACTTGGATTGCAGCGTCTGTTAATCTTTTCTCTATTAGGAACCATTATTGTATTTATACTTATTGCACTATCCGCATCATCTAATCCATGGTTGCTGAGAGTATTGATGTTCGGAATAGGGTTTTTCCTAGGCCAGAGCGTAGGAGCTGCACAAATTTCTGCATTTAAACATATTGATTCTGCTTCTATGAGCAGGGCGACGACATTATTTAACATGCAAAACCGACTTGGCTCTGTACTTGGCGTAGCTATTTTGGCAAGTGCACTAGGTGCAACAGATACAGTAGAGGGTGAACATATTGGATTATTGACCTATCAGTATGCATTGTTCGGCGCTGCTATATTTCTAATTATCGCATGGATCATTGCAATGAGATTTAAAGAAACGGAAAATAAGCGTAAGCCACAGTTGCAATCGGAAGATGTGGAAAGGAGAAAAGGGATTGGTTGA
- the ytpR gene encoding YtpR family tRNA-binding protein, whose translation MDVFYNPDGIGDVLLIPIKEGDRYEIEHQSFGPVTKITSKESEVLGYNIFEASKHLDLTETGKIKLTESFLEEIKQLFVKNQLNDQLDFDLSPKFVVGYVTSKNSHENADKLSVCQVDVGNETLQIVCGAPNVDTGQKVVVAKVGATMPSGLKIKPSELRGVPSHGMICSQKELGLPNAPAEKGIYVLDDSYTIGEEFKF comes from the coding sequence ATGGATGTGTTTTACAATCCAGATGGTATCGGTGACGTATTGCTGATTCCAATCAAAGAAGGTGACCGTTATGAGATCGAGCACCAATCTTTCGGTCCCGTTACGAAAATAACCTCAAAAGAGAGTGAAGTGCTGGGTTACAATATTTTTGAAGCTTCGAAGCATTTAGATTTAACTGAGACAGGAAAGATAAAGCTAACGGAATCATTTTTAGAAGAGATCAAGCAATTATTCGTAAAGAACCAGCTGAATGATCAGCTTGATTTTGACTTAAGCCCTAAATTTGTCGTTGGCTATGTGACAAGTAAAAACAGTCATGAAAATGCGGATAAATTAAGTGTTTGCCAAGTTGATGTTGGCAATGAAACCTTGCAAATTGTTTGCGGTGCACCAAATGTTGACACAGGTCAAAAAGTAGTTGTTGCCAAAGTTGGTGCAACAATGCCCAGTGGTTTGAAAATTAAACCATCTGAATTACGCGGCGTGCCATCACATGGTATGATCTGTTCACAAAAAGAATTAGGTCTTCCAAATGCACCAGCGGAAAAAGGAATTTATGTATTGGATGACTCCTATACAATTGGAGAAGAATTTAAATTTTAG
- a CDS encoding DUF1444 domain-containing protein, with product MKMTSFKMKNILEERFANEHFRTSFNRDKDTFRVEWKESMQGITIALPNVIVKYNQRGEVAIDELEEHVKEALRIMNEEHQLTGMEKQIFPVMRSPSFPTETKSGDKLVYKDHTAETRVFYALDLGKSYRLIDEKLLEQEGWTTVRIDEMATFNLRSLGHEYKHDQVADNDFYFVATQDGYDASRILNEAFLEEMKANSKGDLTVAVPHQDVLVIADIQNKMGYDILAQMTMKFFAEGRIPITSLPFIYEDKKLEPIFILAKNKPEKN from the coding sequence ATGAAAATGACGAGCTTTAAAATGAAAAATATATTAGAAGAACGATTTGCTAATGAGCATTTCAGAACTTCGTTTAATCGTGATAAAGATACTTTCCGAGTAGAGTGGAAGGAATCAATGCAAGGAATTACGATTGCACTTCCAAATGTCATTGTAAAATACAATCAGCGTGGTGAAGTAGCTATTGATGAGCTGGAGGAGCATGTTAAGGAAGCGCTCCGGATTATGAATGAAGAGCATCAGTTGACTGGAATGGAGAAACAAATCTTCCCGGTTATGCGATCGCCATCCTTCCCGACCGAAACAAAATCTGGCGATAAGCTTGTCTATAAGGACCATACAGCAGAAACCCGTGTTTTCTATGCACTGGATTTAGGGAAATCCTATCGTTTGATTGACGAGAAGCTGCTCGAACAGGAAGGCTGGACAACTGTGAGGATTGATGAAATGGCAACATTTAATTTGCGTTCATTAGGACATGAGTACAAGCATGATCAAGTAGCAGACAATGATTTTTATTTTGTAGCAACACAAGATGGGTATGATGCAAGCAGGATTTTGAATGAAGCATTTTTAGAAGAGATGAAGGCAAATTCGAAAGGGGATTTAACTGTAGCTGTTCCCCATCAAGATGTATTAGTTATAGCTGACATTCAAAATAAAATGGGTTATGATATTTTAGCGCAGATGACGATGAAGTTTTTCGCTGAGGGGCGCATCCCAATTACCTCACTTCCATTTATATATGAAGATAAGAAATTGGAGCCAATCTTTATACTCGCAAAAAATAAACCTGAAAAAAACTAG